A portion of the Candidatus Dadabacteria bacterium genome contains these proteins:
- a CDS encoding IS1634 family transposase, with protein sequence MSLHVDTIPNRKSRPTILLRKAWREGDRVIKKTLCNLTHLPPHIIDGIRAMLKGGVVYRDIKEAFPIKRSLPHGHVAAVYGTAKNIGLDGILQRK encoded by the coding sequence TGTCATTACATGTCGATACCATACCCAACAGAAAAAGCAGACCCACCATCCTGCTCCGCAAAGCCTGGAGAGAGGGTGACCGCGTAATAAAGAAAACTCTTTGCAACCTCACTCACCTGCCCCCGCATATCATTGACGGCATAAGAGCCATGCTCAAGGGCGGAGTCGTATACAGGGACATAAAGGAAGCCTTTCCCATAAAACGTTCCCTTCCCCACGGCCACGTGGCAGCAGTGTACGGCACCGCGAAGAACATTGGTCTTGACGGCATACTGCAAAGAAAGA